The following coding sequences lie in one Pseudarthrobacter phenanthrenivorans Sphe3 genomic window:
- a CDS encoding ATP-dependent DNA ligase — protein MPAAKERVRVGGRELTLTNLDKVIYPETGTTKADVLAYYAAVGHVLIPAAANRPATRKRWVNGVGTADKPGEVFFQKNLEDSAPGWLPRAAITHKDRTIYYPMVNDPATLAWFGQINSLEIHVPQWQVDSHGNQLNPDRLVLDLDPGEGAGIEECVEVALLARSILEDVGLDPVPVTSGSKGIHLYAALDRSQTSDQISAFARELARALESDHPDLAVSDMKKTLRKGKVLVDWSQNNAAKTTIVPYSLRGRPTPMVAAPRTWEEIGSPGLTHLDYHEVMRRVREGIDPFAAVVRASGHSADDVAAHREDSHDGNPRLAKYRSMRDPQATPEPFSGAAGSGDAFVIQEHHASRLHFDLRLEHEGVLVSWALPKGVPESSGKNHLAVQTEDHPMDYLTFQGTIPKGEYGAGEMTIWDHGTYDLHKWINGKEVIVTLKGSEGGGLGGTRKFALIHTGRGQGKESEGQWLIHLMDPEHRGGRRRHASPRGEQEEAGQPEAAGEPLQDEAPKNPVTTKTAPAKTATTADDSSAVAAAGAAPSPEDYRPMMATSGDAADLQGSNWQFELKWDGVRAIVLGDGGAVRIFSRNGIDVSRTYPEFTDRSCWPERPFVADGEIVAVGPAGRPDFGLLQGRMKLTRPADVERARKAIPVQLMLFDLLHDDGTDLRRLPLAKRRQRLEDFFTPAGCPAQLSPVLEEQVEDILDSARELGLEGVMAKRTDSRYVSGQRTRTWIKLKVEQTQEVVVGGWRPGKGGREDTVGSLLVGIPDGKKLQYAGRVGSGFSGRELAELRQTVDRLARKTSPFLDVPRPDAADAHWVAPELVGEVTYSEWTGTGRLRHPVWRGWRLDKDPAEVVREG, from the coding sequence GTGCCCGCTGCTAAGGAGCGTGTCCGGGTTGGCGGGAGGGAATTGACCCTCACCAACCTGGACAAAGTGATCTACCCGGAGACCGGAACCACCAAGGCCGATGTCCTGGCCTACTACGCGGCAGTGGGACACGTCCTGATCCCGGCGGCGGCCAACCGGCCGGCCACGAGGAAGCGCTGGGTGAACGGGGTTGGGACGGCAGACAAACCCGGAGAGGTGTTCTTCCAGAAGAACCTCGAGGACTCCGCGCCCGGCTGGCTCCCCCGGGCAGCCATCACGCACAAAGACCGCACCATCTACTACCCCATGGTCAACGATCCCGCCACGCTAGCCTGGTTCGGCCAGATCAACTCCCTGGAAATCCACGTGCCGCAGTGGCAGGTGGATTCCCACGGCAACCAGCTGAACCCTGACCGGCTGGTCCTGGACCTGGATCCCGGCGAGGGCGCGGGAATCGAGGAATGCGTGGAGGTGGCGCTCCTGGCCCGCTCAATCCTTGAGGATGTTGGCCTGGATCCCGTCCCCGTGACCAGCGGCAGCAAAGGCATCCACCTTTACGCCGCCCTGGACCGGAGCCAGACCTCGGACCAGATCTCCGCCTTCGCCCGTGAGCTCGCCCGCGCCCTCGAGTCGGACCATCCCGACCTCGCCGTCAGCGACATGAAAAAGACCCTCCGCAAGGGAAAAGTCCTGGTGGACTGGAGCCAGAACAACGCAGCCAAGACCACCATCGTCCCGTACTCCCTGCGCGGCCGCCCCACCCCCATGGTGGCTGCGCCCCGGACTTGGGAGGAGATCGGTTCCCCCGGCCTCACCCACCTGGACTATCACGAGGTCATGCGGCGGGTGAGGGAGGGCATTGACCCGTTTGCCGCCGTCGTCCGTGCGTCGGGACATTCTGCCGACGACGTGGCGGCACACCGGGAAGACAGCCACGACGGCAACCCCCGCCTGGCCAAGTACCGTTCCATGCGTGATCCCCAAGCCACCCCGGAGCCCTTCAGCGGCGCTGCCGGCAGCGGGGACGCATTCGTAATCCAGGAGCACCATGCCAGCCGCCTCCACTTTGACCTGCGGCTGGAGCACGAAGGCGTCCTGGTGTCCTGGGCCCTGCCCAAGGGCGTCCCGGAGTCCAGCGGAAAGAACCACCTGGCCGTGCAGACCGAGGACCACCCGATGGACTACCTCACCTTCCAGGGGACGATCCCCAAAGGGGAATATGGTGCCGGCGAGATGACCATCTGGGATCACGGCACCTATGACCTGCACAAGTGGATCAACGGCAAGGAGGTCATCGTTACCCTGAAGGGGTCCGAGGGCGGCGGCCTGGGCGGCACCCGGAAATTCGCCCTCATCCACACCGGCCGCGGACAGGGCAAGGAATCTGAAGGGCAATGGCTCATCCACCTCATGGACCCGGAGCATCGTGGCGGCAGGCGGAGGCACGCGTCCCCGCGGGGGGAGCAGGAGGAAGCGGGGCAGCCGGAGGCGGCCGGGGAGCCGCTGCAGGACGAGGCGCCGAAGAACCCGGTGACGACGAAAACAGCGCCGGCAAAGACGGCAACGACGGCGGATGACTCCTCTGCAGTGGCAGCGGCGGGCGCGGCGCCCTCCCCGGAGGACTACCGGCCCATGATGGCAACCTCCGGGGACGCAGCCGACCTACAGGGCAGCAACTGGCAGTTTGAACTCAAGTGGGACGGAGTCCGCGCCATCGTCCTGGGTGACGGCGGCGCAGTACGGATCTTCAGCCGCAACGGCATCGACGTGTCCAGGACCTACCCGGAGTTCACGGACCGGAGCTGCTGGCCGGAGCGGCCGTTCGTGGCGGACGGCGAGATCGTCGCCGTCGGACCTGCAGGACGGCCTGACTTCGGCCTCCTCCAGGGCAGGATGAAGCTCACCCGGCCGGCCGACGTCGAACGGGCCCGGAAAGCCATCCCCGTGCAGCTGATGCTCTTCGACCTCCTGCACGACGACGGCACGGACCTTCGGAGGCTGCCTCTCGCAAAGCGCCGGCAACGGCTGGAGGACTTCTTTACCCCTGCGGGCTGCCCGGCCCAGCTTTCCCCCGTCCTGGAGGAGCAGGTGGAGGACATCCTGGACAGCGCCCGGGAACTTGGGCTGGAAGGGGTGATGGCCAAGCGCACGGACAGCCGCTACGTGAGCGGCCAGCGGACCCGGACCTGGATCAAGCTGAAGGTGGAGCAGACACAGGAGGTGGTGGTGGGCGGCTGGCGGCCGGGCAAGGGCGGCCGGGAGGACACCGTGGGATCACTGCTGGTGGGCATCCCGGACGGAAAGAAGCTGCAGTACGCGGGCCGGGTGGGGAGCGGCTTCAGCGGCCGGGAGCTCGCCGAGCTGCGGCAGACGGTGGACCGCCTGGCCCGGAAGACGTCGCCGTTCCTGGACGTCCCGCGGCCGGATGCCGCGGACGCCCACTGGGTAGCGCCGGAACTGGTGGGCGAGGTGACCTACAGCGAGTGGACCGGAACGGGGCGGTTGCGACACCCGGTGTGGCGGGGGTGGCGGCTGGACAAGGACCCGGCAGAGGTGGTCCGGGAGGGCTGA
- the ku gene encoding non-homologous end joining protein Ku — protein MRAIWKGAIAFGLVNVPVKVYSATEDHDISLHQVHNADGGRIRYQRRCEVCSQVIDYSDIEKAYEEDGRTVILSKDELKAIPAENSHEIEVVQFVPSEQLEPMMFEKSYYLEPDSKSPKAYVLLRSALEDTDRVAIVQFALRDKTRLGALRIKDDVLVLQALLWPDEVREADFPSLETSIKISPQERDMSAALVESMAADFDPAAFTDDYQVQLRQLIEAKLEQGDALDTEETFGVEAGEGSKGEVIDLMEALKRSLDRKRGGGPAAAAAEGSSEEGGTDSGDEDSEEAAKPARKRPAASRSTASKADGGTSTEAKSAAAKSTASKSGAAKTTKSTATKSSDSDTGTGKAAAAKSSAAKSTTAKSTGGKTAAKPAAKTTAAKSTVGKTTAGKATGTRARKPA, from the coding sequence ATGAGAGCCATCTGGAAAGGTGCCATCGCGTTCGGCCTGGTCAACGTGCCCGTAAAGGTCTACAGCGCCACTGAGGATCATGACATCAGTCTGCACCAGGTCCACAATGCCGACGGCGGGAGGATCCGCTACCAGCGGCGGTGCGAGGTCTGCAGCCAGGTCATTGACTATTCGGACATCGAGAAGGCCTACGAGGAGGACGGCCGGACGGTGATCCTGTCCAAGGACGAGCTGAAGGCGATTCCGGCCGAAAACAGCCACGAGATCGAAGTGGTGCAGTTCGTCCCCTCCGAGCAGCTTGAGCCCATGATGTTCGAAAAGAGCTACTACCTGGAACCGGACTCCAAGTCGCCCAAAGCCTACGTGCTGCTGCGCAGCGCGCTGGAGGACACGGACCGGGTGGCCATCGTCCAGTTCGCACTGCGCGATAAGACCCGGCTCGGAGCCCTGCGGATCAAGGACGATGTCCTGGTGCTCCAGGCGCTGCTGTGGCCGGACGAGGTACGCGAGGCGGACTTCCCGTCCCTTGAAACCTCCATCAAGATCTCCCCGCAGGAACGCGACATGTCCGCCGCCCTGGTGGAGTCGATGGCCGCGGACTTTGATCCCGCCGCCTTCACTGACGATTACCAGGTGCAGCTCCGCCAGCTCATCGAAGCCAAGCTGGAGCAGGGAGACGCCCTGGACACCGAAGAAACGTTCGGCGTGGAGGCCGGCGAAGGCAGCAAGGGTGAGGTGATCGACCTGATGGAGGCCTTGAAGCGGAGCCTCGACCGCAAACGCGGAGGCGGGCCGGCTGCCGCCGCTGCGGAGGGAAGTTCGGAGGAAGGCGGCACGGACTCCGGTGATGAGGATAGCGAAGAAGCCGCCAAGCCGGCGCGCAAGAGGCCTGCGGCCAGCCGTTCCACCGCCAGCAAAGCTGACGGCGGTACTTCGACGGAAGCCAAATCCGCAGCAGCCAAGTCCACCGCCAGCAAGTCCGGCGCTGCAAAAACCACCAAGTCCACGGCAACGAAGTCCAGCGACAGTGATACCGGCACAGGCAAAGCCGCGGCGGCCAAGTCCAGCGCGGCCAAGTCCACTACGGCCAAGTCCACGGGCGGGAAGACGGCCGCCAAGCCGGCGGCCAAGACCACCGCCGCCAAGAGCACTGTCGGAAAAACTACTGCCGGCAAGGCGACAGGCACCAGGGCGCGAAAGCCTGCGTGA
- a CDS encoding class I SAM-dependent methyltransferase — protein MNDQAQAAEADRELKKKHRAMWASGDYPALADEMLLELGAVLVEACGINSRQRVLDVAAGSGNAAIPAAMMGAKVVAADLTPELFEAGRREAANRGVSLEWQEADAEALPFGDDEFDTVMSCLGAMFAPHHQAAADELVRVCKPGGTIGLLSWTPEGFIGRMFATMKPFAPPPPPGAQPAPLWGSEDHVRELMGDRITDVHARKQTLAVRSFHRPEDFVRYFKSHYGPIISVYKFIAEDGDKVKALDQALTELAESFGDAHGDTPFQMEWEYLLLTAKKAK, from the coding sequence ATGAACGACCAGGCGCAGGCAGCGGAGGCGGACCGGGAGCTCAAGAAGAAGCACCGGGCCATGTGGGCGTCCGGGGACTACCCGGCCCTGGCTGACGAGATGCTCCTTGAACTCGGGGCCGTCCTGGTGGAGGCCTGCGGCATTAACTCGCGGCAGCGGGTCCTGGACGTGGCAGCCGGTTCGGGGAACGCCGCAATCCCGGCCGCAATGATGGGCGCCAAGGTGGTTGCCGCCGACCTCACCCCCGAGCTGTTCGAGGCCGGACGCCGGGAAGCGGCCAACCGGGGAGTCAGCCTGGAGTGGCAGGAAGCAGATGCCGAGGCCCTGCCTTTCGGCGACGACGAGTTCGACACCGTCATGTCCTGCCTCGGGGCCATGTTCGCGCCCCACCACCAGGCGGCAGCGGACGAGCTGGTGCGTGTCTGCAAGCCGGGCGGCACCATCGGACTGCTTAGTTGGACACCCGAAGGGTTCATCGGCAGGATGTTCGCCACCATGAAGCCCTTCGCCCCGCCGCCCCCGCCCGGCGCCCAGCCTGCGCCGCTGTGGGGGAGCGAGGACCATGTCCGCGAATTGATGGGGGACAGGATCACGGACGTCCATGCCCGCAAGCAGACGCTGGCCGTCCGGAGCTTCCACCGGCCGGAGGATTTTGTCCGCTATTTCAAGTCCCACTACGGCCCCATCATCTCGGTCTACAAGTTCATCGCCGAGGACGGGGACAAAGTGAAAGCCCTGGACCAGGCCCTGACCGAGCTCGCCGAATCCTTCGGCGACGCCCACGGCGACACTCCCTTCCAGATGGAGTGGGAGTACTTGCTGCTGACTGCCAAGAAGGCAAAGTAG
- a CDS encoding HPr family phosphocarrier protein yields the protein MPERTATVASRVGLHARPAAIFAEAAGEYDLDITIAREGEPADEAMDAASILSLMSLGASHGDVVVLRAEGDGADTALDHLVQILETDHDAE from the coding sequence GAACGCACCGCCACCGTCGCCAGCCGGGTTGGCCTGCACGCCCGCCCCGCCGCCATCTTCGCTGAGGCAGCAGGAGAATACGACCTGGACATCACCATCGCCCGGGAAGGCGAGCCTGCCGACGAGGCCATGGATGCTGCCAGCATCCTGTCCCTCATGAGCCTGGGCGCCTCGCACGGCGACGTGGTGGTCCTCCGCGCAGAAGGTGACGGCGCGGACACCGCGCTGGACCACCTGGTCCAGATCCTCGAAACGGATCACGACGCCGAGTAG